A single region of the Pseudomonas solani genome encodes:
- a CDS encoding Hpt domain-containing protein codes for MPRGRHGRTAGQARDPGAPGSRPRRGGPAAIKAQPPAPAFDLGHLEGLDPTLAKRLLGELARNLEDELQRLATPLSPERQDLIGQCVHRLSGLACTVDATGLLRACNALRQAGDDAPRLLRCQALLVAELQRMLGEVRERNAA; via the coding sequence CTGCCGCGAGGCCGGCATGGACGAACTGCTGGTCAAGCCCGTGACCCTGGCGCGCCTGGAAGCCGCCCTCGCCGGGGCGGCCCAGCTGCCATCAAGGCACAGCCCCCTGCCCCGGCCTTCGACCTCGGCCACCTGGAAGGCCTCGACCCCACGCTCGCCAAACGCCTGCTCGGCGAGCTGGCACGCAACCTCGAAGACGAGCTGCAGCGCCTGGCCACGCCCCTGTCTCCAGAGCGCCAGGACCTTATCGGCCAATGCGTGCACCGCCTCTCCGGGCTCGCCTGCACCGTCGATGCAACGGGGCTCCTGCGTGCCTGCAACGCGCTGCGCCAGGCCGGCGACGACGCCCCGCGCCTGCTGCGCTGCCAGGCGCTGCTGGTGGCCGAACTGCAGCGCATGCTCGGCGAGGTGCGTGAACGCAACGCCGCCTGA
- a CDS encoding response regulator encodes MHRRTLIVDDHPITLIGLRALLSRESSLQIVGEAHSADGLLDQLASHPCELLVTDLMMPDSHQADGLRLIEQLRRRYPQLAIIVVTMLDNPALAASLLKLGIQGLVSKRGLLADLPRALAASATRPFVSASLRRLLQIGEAAHGKPLARFDELSPREAEVLRLYGSGLAIGEIAQRLCRSKQTISAQKTSAMRKLGLDTNAALFLYIQENGLA; translated from the coding sequence ATGCACAGACGTACCCTGATAGTCGACGACCACCCCATCACCCTGATCGGCCTGCGCGCCCTGCTGAGCCGCGAAAGCTCGTTGCAGATCGTCGGCGAAGCCCATAGCGCCGACGGCCTGCTGGACCAGCTCGCCAGCCACCCCTGCGAGCTGCTGGTCACCGACCTGATGATGCCGGACAGCCACCAGGCGGACGGCCTGCGCCTGATCGAGCAACTGCGCCGGCGCTACCCGCAGCTGGCGATCATCGTCGTCACCATGCTCGACAACCCGGCCCTGGCCGCCTCCCTGCTCAAGCTCGGCATCCAGGGCCTGGTGAGCAAGCGCGGGCTGCTCGCCGACCTGCCCCGCGCCCTGGCCGCCAGCGCCACGCGCCCCTTCGTTTCCGCCTCCCTGCGCCGCCTGTTGCAGATAGGCGAAGCCGCCCACGGCAAGCCCCTGGCGCGCTTCGACGAACTCTCCCCCCGCGAGGCGGAAGTGCTGCGCCTGTACGGCAGCGGCCTGGCCATCGGCGAAATCGCCCAGCGCCTGTGCCGCAGCAAGCAGACCATCAGCGCGCAGAAGACCAGCGCCATGCGCAAGCTCGGCCTGGACACCAACGCCGCGCTGTTCCTCTACATCCAGGAAAACGGCCTGGCCTGA
- a CDS encoding tetratricopeptide repeat protein has product MKMRFTLLLLAAVFAAGCSSDFQPLKSKPAVMSGNHPLPPEDPVYGVPSYEAPLVWVAEDPDEVQGSTRNIEPRPEPAQEALAQAMVAEQIGDTETMLAHLQEAADAGNARAHYELARHYLSGEGVPTDQAAALDHLSQADALGSAEASRVLAWNYLRGTGVQQDVEYGTRLMEKAARSSDRALREVSLLYLNTCEPFLNNPERGLALLKVASDAGDSISGPLYQLALRQQEGQPIEASVAQAHEPLPCLASSIAAPAERDATAIALNAEPAENEAAAEATKLAALSGDLDAMVLYAEKLLSGEYPSTQPELESYTWFAVAANRGSGPAAERIAGLAPILQNAEQQQPGLVGSMIAALDNAIQPPQQQVQ; this is encoded by the coding sequence ATGAAGATGCGTTTTACCCTGCTTCTGCTCGCCGCCGTGTTCGCCGCCGGCTGCAGCTCCGACTTCCAGCCGCTCAAATCCAAGCCCGCCGTCATGTCGGGTAATCACCCCCTGCCGCCGGAAGACCCTGTCTATGGCGTGCCCAGCTACGAAGCGCCGCTGGTGTGGGTCGCCGAAGACCCGGACGAGGTGCAAGGCAGCACGCGCAATATCGAGCCGCGCCCGGAGCCGGCCCAGGAAGCGCTGGCCCAGGCCATGGTCGCCGAGCAGATCGGCGACACCGAAACCATGCTGGCGCACCTGCAGGAAGCCGCCGACGCCGGCAACGCCCGCGCCCACTACGAGCTGGCCCGCCACTACCTCAGCGGTGAAGGCGTGCCCACCGACCAGGCCGCGGCCCTCGACCACCTCAGCCAGGCCGATGCCCTGGGCAGCGCCGAGGCCAGCCGCGTGCTGGCCTGGAACTACCTGCGCGGCACCGGCGTGCAGCAGGACGTGGAATACGGCACGCGCCTGATGGAGAAGGCCGCCCGCAGCAGCGACCGTGCCCTGCGTGAAGTCAGCCTGCTCTACCTCAACACCTGCGAGCCCTTCCTCAACAACCCCGAACGCGGCCTGGCCCTGCTCAAGGTGGCCAGCGACGCCGGTGACAGCATCTCCGGCCCGCTCTACCAACTCGCCCTGCGCCAGCAGGAAGGCCAGCCCATCGAAGCCTCGGTGGCCCAGGCCCACGAGCCGCTGCCGTGCCTGGCGTCGAGCATCGCCGCACCGGCCGAGCGCGACGCCACCGCCATCGCCCTGAACGCCGAGCCGGCCGAAAACGAAGCCGCCGCCGAAGCCACCAAGCTCGCCGCCCTCTCCGGCGATCTCGACGCCATGGTCCTCTACGCCGAGAAGCTGCTCAGTGGCGAATACCCCTCGACCCAGCCGGAGCTGGAGTCCTACACCTGGTTCGCCGTGGCCGCCAACCGCGGCAGCGGCCCCGCCGCCGAGCGCATCGCCGGCCTGGCGCCCATCCTGCAGAACGCCGAACAGCAGCAGCCGGGCCTGGTGGGCTCGATGATCGCGGCGCTGGACAATGCCATCCAGCCGCCCCAGCAGCAGGTCCAGTAA